The genome window CCAGGAATGTCGTATACCAGTGCCAAATTGACCCCATCTAGCCCTGACGATACCAAAAAGCCTCCGGTAGCCTCTAGGGTAATACCCAACGAACTATGCTGGCTTAAGTTGATTAGTGGCAACTCTAGCGATACACCTGCCGCAATGTTTACCGCAAGCCTCAGTTCATCTACTTTTTCCCAGATAGGAGCACTTTCGTCCCCAACGTTGGTTACTGTGTTAAACTTGTAGCCTATTACATTGGTACTCATCGATTTCATCAACGATTGGGTGTGGCCATTAGCCCCCCATAACAAACAAAAGCAGCCTATCACGATTATTTTTAAAGCCCTTGCCATAACGAATTATAGTTAAATTTTGTCAATATACCTTCTTCACCTACCGCGTATACATCGTTTGCGTTGCTAAACTCTACATCAAGGTAGGTATACAAAAAAGTGGTGGCATCAGAAGAAAACACCTGTACCCATTTTTGTTTGTTAGCTTCGTTGTTATCAGGGTTATAGGTGCCCATAAATACCGAACGCTTGCCAACAGCTATGCCTCGGTTGCTGTGAAAATCTATGTCGTACAAGGCGTAAAAATTCTTCCTAGCCTCAGTGTTGAGCGAGCTACCATAGTAATTTAATATAGCCAAGTCGCCTACCGTATAATAGCTTTTATCGCCAAACACATAGATCGCGTTATAGTTATAACCTACTTTGCGATCGTTCCAAGGCTCAAGGGTATTGCCTCCGTCAAGGGTGCGAAAAACCACTTCATCTTCAGAAACAAAGTATACTTTATCAGCATCAACAACTGACATACCCCAGCAAGGTTTTGATACGCCTAGCATATGAGACCAAGAGTCTCCTCCATCTGTACTTTTCAAAAGGGCGCAACCTTCATCCTCTTGGTTAGTGTTTCTGTCTACGCCATTGATTATGGCATAGCCTGTATTGCCCACAAAACGTATGTCTCGCAGGTTGCCAGAAAAAGGCTCTACTTCTATCCAACTATTGCCTCCGTCGGTAGTTTTAAGCAGTGCTTTCTGCTTAAGAGCAATGAATCCTACTTGTGCACTGGTAAATATAATTTTGTTGATAGGAGTAACATCACTACGTGAAATGTCTTGCCAAGTAATGCCTCCATCTGTAGTTTTAAATATGACTCCACCGTCTCCAGCAATATAGCCGTGCCGCTCATCAGGAAAACTAATGCTACGTAAGTGTTCTTTGGTGGGCAAGCTAATATGCTCATGTTGAATGGTGATAAATTCGCCTAGTATGTATTTGTTTTTGTCGCAGCCCGAAAGCAGACCTACAAGCAACAAACACCAAATCCAATGTTTTTTCATAAGGTTTTGTTGATGGTTAAACAACTTACTGGTAGGTACTTAACCTTCCAGTGGTTAGCGCATTGCGCTAATCAAGGGCAAAATAAAGGAAAAATCACATCAATAGGTTGAAAAAATGGAAATATTGGTAGCCCAGAGGGCATTTATTGATTTTGTAAAGTTGCCTAAGCTGGGGTGATACTTATTTTCATCTTTATGCACAAAAGGCGAGGCAATAAGATCAATAACGAAAAGAATCATCACTCGGATTTTATTGTCCTTCCATTTTTTGAGTTAGTTCTACGATTTGTTTCTGTGCTTGTTGAAGTTGCCGTGTGAGCTCTTTTATTTCTTCTTCTTTTGCACTATCCAACGCTTTGAAACCTTCAATTTGTCTTTTCAGAATCTCAATCATCCTCAGTTTTTCGTTAGATGCGTCCAATGATGTTTTTACATCTGCCTCCAGGTATTTAGGTGCTATACCAGTAAAGAGCCAATTAAGATTTAGATTCCTAACATTTTCTACAATGCCTTTTAACGGAGTGTACCCTGGATCACTAGTTTCTTGTTCATAAGCTATTAATGCAGTTCTGGAAACGTTAATCATT of Microscilla marina ATCC 23134 contains these proteins:
- a CDS encoding WD40/YVTN/BNR-like repeat-containing protein — translated: MKKHWIWCLLLVGLLSGCDKNKYILGEFITIQHEHISLPTKEHLRSISFPDERHGYIAGDGGVIFKTTDGGITWQDISRSDVTPINKIIFTSAQVGFIALKQKALLKTTDGGNSWIEVEPFSGNLRDIRFVGNTGYAIINGVDRNTNQEDEGCALLKSTDGGDSWSHMLGVSKPCWGMSVVDADKVYFVSEDEVVFRTLDGGNTLEPWNDRKVGYNYNAIYVFGDKSYYTVGDLAILNYYGSSLNTEARKNFYALYDIDFHSNRGIAVGKRSVFMGTYNPDNNEANKQKWVQVFSSDATTFLYTYLDVEFSNANDVYAVGEEGILTKFNYNSLWQGL
- a CDS encoding helix-turn-helix domain-containing protein, which codes for MASKGDGIGKRIGEIRNDLNMTLTNFAKMINVSRTALIAYEQETSDPGYTPLKGIVENVRNLNLNWLFTGIAPKYLEADVKTSLDASNEKLRMIEILKRQIEGFKALDSAKEEEIKELTRQLQQAQKQIVELTQKMEGQ